In Planctomycetia bacterium, one DNA window encodes the following:
- a CDS encoding AAA family ATPase, with translation MDLESAQREREAIAALAGSRDQIRAELAKVIVGQEEVIDQILICLFSGAHCILEGVPGLAKTLMIKSLARTLSLSFNRIQFTPDLMPSDITGTEIIEENKATGVRQLRFVNGPVFANVILADEINRTPPKTQAALLEAMQEHQVTAAGFTHRLPEPFFVLATQNPIEQEGTYPLPEAQLDRFMFKILMAYPSAAEELQIINKTTTIESIEMKRVFTADDLLALQEVVTRVPCAEHVMDYAMRLARSSRPQLTDAPEFVRRYVSWGAGPRASQYLVMAGKARAILAGRYHVSTDDVRAVAHPVMRHRIVTNFTAEADGVTSDGVIDRLLESVQGASTPDLDAIDARRVLVP, from the coding sequence ATGGATTTGGAATCGGCCCAGCGTGAGCGTGAGGCGATCGCGGCGCTGGCGGGCAGCCGCGATCAGATTCGCGCGGAACTGGCGAAGGTGATCGTCGGCCAGGAAGAGGTCATCGACCAGATCCTGATCTGCCTGTTCAGCGGCGCGCATTGCATTCTCGAGGGCGTGCCGGGCCTGGCCAAAACGCTGATGATCAAGTCGCTGGCGCGGACGCTAAGCCTGTCGTTCAACCGAATTCAATTCACTCCCGACCTGATGCCCAGCGACATCACCGGCACCGAGATCATCGAGGAGAACAAGGCAACGGGTGTTCGCCAGTTGCGGTTTGTCAACGGACCCGTTTTCGCCAACGTGATTCTCGCCGACGAGATCAACCGAACGCCGCCCAAGACGCAGGCGGCGCTGCTGGAAGCGATGCAGGAGCACCAGGTGACGGCGGCGGGCTTCACGCATCGCCTGCCCGAGCCGTTCTTTGTGCTGGCGACGCAGAATCCAATCGAGCAGGAGGGGACTTATCCCCTGCCCGAAGCGCAGCTCGACCGGTTCATGTTCAAGATTCTGATGGCGTACCCCAGCGCGGCGGAAGAGTTGCAGATCATCAACAAGACGACCACTATCGAATCAATCGAAATGAAACGCGTGTTTACCGCCGATGACCTGCTCGCGCTCCAGGAAGTCGTGACGCGCGTGCCGTGCGCCGAGCATGTCATGGATTATGCAATGCGACTCGCGCGAAGCAGCCGGCCGCAGTTGACGGACGCGCCGGAGTTCGTCCGGCGGTATGTCAGTTGGGGCGCCGGGCCGCGGGCATCGCAGTATCTGGTGATGGCCGGCAAGGCGCGAGCAATTCTGGCCGGACGGTATCACGTTTCGACGGACGACGTGCGTGCGGTCGCCCATCCGGTCATGCGCCATCGGATCGTGACAAATTTCACGGCGGAAGCCGACGGCGTCACGTCGGATGGTGTTATTGATCGGCTGCTGGAATCCGTGCAGGGGGCTTCGACCCCGGATCTGGATGCCATCGATGCGCGGCGCGTGCTGGTGCCGTAA
- a CDS encoding DUF58 domain-containing protein yields the protein MIAQGENLQKYLNPVVLAGIAGLDLRARLMVEGFVSGLHRSPLHGFSIEFAEYRKYAQGDDLRHLDWKVFGRTDKHYIKEYEQETNLRMLIAVDASESMNYKSSDSAWSKREFAITAAAGLSYLALQQADSVALATFDTRLRRHGRASNQPNQWKQVVAELEHRPGTGATAFRAVLDELAESLRERHLIIVLSDLLGEPNEIITGIKHLRHRRHEPIVLQILDHAELTFPFDGPVRFIGMEGVGPLATDPTALRARYLAEIHRHLDTIRQGCHAQQCDYQLLDTSAPLTTALSAYLANRAARVRRHH from the coding sequence ATGATCGCGCAAGGCGAAAATCTTCAGAAATACCTGAACCCGGTTGTGCTGGCGGGGATCGCCGGATTGGATCTCCGCGCGAGGCTGATGGTTGAGGGTTTTGTGAGTGGTCTGCATCGCTCTCCCCTCCATGGATTCAGCATCGAGTTTGCCGAGTATCGCAAGTATGCCCAGGGGGACGATCTGCGGCACCTGGACTGGAAAGTCTTCGGCCGGACCGACAAGCACTACATCAAGGAGTACGAGCAGGAAACGAATCTCCGGATGCTGATCGCGGTCGATGCTTCCGAATCAATGAACTACAAGAGCAGCGATTCCGCCTGGTCGAAGCGCGAGTTCGCCATCACCGCGGCGGCGGGGTTGTCCTACCTGGCGCTCCAGCAGGCCGATTCGGTTGCGCTGGCCACGTTTGACACGCGCCTGCGCCGGCATGGCCGCGCAAGCAATCAACCGAACCAGTGGAAGCAGGTCGTGGCGGAACTGGAGCATCGCCCCGGTACGGGAGCGACGGCGTTTCGCGCGGTGCTCGACGAACTGGCCGAGAGCCTGCGCGAGCGTCACCTGATCATCGTGTTAAGTGATCTGCTCGGCGAGCCGAACGAGATCATCACAGGGATCAAACATCTGCGCCACCGCCGGCATGAACCCATCGTGTTGCAAATTCTGGATCACGCCGAGCTGACGTTTCCGTTTGACGGCCCCGTGCGGTTCATTGGAATGGAGGGCGTCGGCCCGCTTGCGACCGATCCGACCGCGTTGCGCGCGCGCTACCTCGCGGAAATCCATCGTCATCTGGACACCATCCGGCAGGGCTGCCACGCGCAGCAGTGCGACTACCAACTCCTGGACACCAGCGCGCCGCTTACCACGGCGCTAAGCGCTTACCTCGCGAATCGTGCGGCGCGCGTGCGCCGCCACCACTGA
- a CDS encoding DMT family protein, with translation MPVIVQSILLLTISNVFMTFAWYAHLKELKHKPWILAAIVSWGVALLEYLFQVPANRIGHQVYNVGQLKILQEVITLSVFVPFAVFYLRESIKLDYLWAGLCLCGAVYFVFRGGGNPTAMASISP, from the coding sequence ATGCCCGTGATTGTTCAAAGCATCCTTCTCCTGACGATTTCCAATGTCTTCATGACCTTCGCATGGTACGCCCATCTCAAGGAGCTGAAACACAAGCCGTGGATCCTCGCGGCCATCGTGAGTTGGGGCGTGGCCCTGCTGGAGTACCTCTTCCAGGTCCCGGCGAATCGCATCGGACATCAGGTTTACAACGTTGGCCAGCTCAAAATCCTTCAGGAAGTCATCACCCTGTCTGTATTCGTGCCGTTTGCGGTGTTTTATCTTCGCGAGTCGATTAAGCTGGATTATCTCTGGGCCGGGCTGTGCCTCTGCGGCGCGGTGTATTTCGTCTTTCGCGGCGGCGGCAATCCAACTGCCATGGCGAGCATCAGCCCGTGA
- a CDS encoding GDP-mannose 4,6-dehydratase, producing MRILITGGAGFIGSHLADRLLADGHEVIALDNLSTGNARNLEAARSNPRLRFVHDDVRSEHTLHVLTEQCDMIYHLAAAVGVQLIVDEPVHTIETNIHGSEVVLAIANKFRKPVLIASTSEVYGKSEKVPFREDDDTVLGATRFSRWSYACSKAIDEFLGLAYHQQYGLPVVVARFFNTVGPRQTGRYGMVIPRFVEAALKNEPIHIYGTGKQSRCFGFVGDVVDAIVKLMNNPKAAGRVYNVGATEEVSIEGLADKIIAMTGSKSTKRFLSYEEAYGRPFDDMMRRIPCLDRIREMTGYEPKANLEKILQLVIAEKKEQLARG from the coding sequence ATGCGAATTCTCATCACGGGCGGCGCGGGCTTCATCGGGTCTCATCTGGCGGATCGGCTCCTTGCCGACGGTCACGAAGTCATTGCGCTGGATAACTTAAGCACCGGCAACGCGCGCAACCTCGAAGCCGCCCGGTCCAATCCGCGCCTGCGATTCGTCCACGACGATGTGCGCAGCGAACACACTCTGCACGTGCTGACCGAGCAGTGCGACATGATCTATCACCTCGCCGCAGCCGTAGGCGTACAACTGATTGTCGATGAACCCGTACACACGATCGAAACCAATATTCACGGTAGCGAAGTCGTCCTCGCCATCGCGAACAAGTTTCGCAAGCCCGTGCTGATCGCCTCCACGAGCGAAGTTTATGGCAAGAGCGAGAAAGTGCCTTTCCGCGAAGACGATGACACGGTCCTGGGCGCGACGCGGTTCAGCCGCTGGTCCTACGCCTGCTCCAAGGCGATCGACGAGTTTCTTGGACTCGCTTATCACCAGCAGTACGGGCTGCCCGTCGTCGTCGCTCGCTTCTTCAACACCGTCGGCCCCCGGCAAACCGGCCGCTACGGCATGGTCATTCCACGCTTTGTCGAAGCGGCCCTGAAGAATGAACCCATCCACATCTATGGGACCGGCAAACAGTCGCGCTGCTTCGGTTTCGTTGGAGACGTCGTCGATGCCATCGTGAAGCTGATGAACAATCCGAAGGCCGCCGGGCGGGTGTACAACGTCGGAGCCACCGAAGAAGTTTCCATTGAGGGCCTCGCCGACAAGATCATCGCGATGACGGGCAGCAAAAGCACCAAGAGGTTTCTATCGTATGAAGAAGCATACGGCCGCCCCTTCGACGACATGATGCGGCGCATTCCCTGCCTTGATCGAATCCGCGAAATGACGGGCTACGAGCCGAAGGCGAATCTCGAAAAAATTCTCCAACTGGTCATCGCGGAAAAGAAAGAGCAGTTGGCGCGAGGCTGA
- a CDS encoding VOC family protein has translation MSRQFILALPLLRGSSTAVSESFYCGQLGFQLESENRPAPPATDPAFLALIRDGVRLHLSSHAGDGVFGAVVAFAVRDVDALHAEFGSRGVAIALPPIDQTWGNREMYVRDPDGNALRFLQCDR, from the coding sequence ATGAGCAGGCAGTTCATTCTTGCATTGCCGTTGCTGCGCGGGTCATCAACCGCCGTGTCAGAGTCGTTCTATTGCGGCCAGCTCGGCTTCCAATTGGAATCGGAGAACCGGCCGGCGCCGCCTGCCACCGACCCGGCCTTCCTCGCGCTGATTCGCGATGGGGTTCGGCTGCACCTCTCGTCGCACGCAGGGGATGGCGTGTTTGGAGCGGTCGTTGCTTTTGCTGTTCGCGACGTGGACGCGCTGCACGCGGAGTTCGGGTCACGTGGCGTGGCCATCGCGCTGCCGCCCATCGATCAGACCTGGGGCAATCGTGAGATGTACGTGCGCGACCCGGACGGCAACGCGCTGCGATTTCTTCAATGCGATCGTTGA